One genomic segment of Theobroma cacao cultivar B97-61/B2 chromosome 6, Criollo_cocoa_genome_V2, whole genome shotgun sequence includes these proteins:
- the LOC108662438 gene encoding uncharacterized protein LOC108662438, with protein MYDATVVDEEPITYFMYDSLKHSCLKGNHIVNSLSFSKAYGMIAYPTEVEGLATELLEVQDNIPICASIISQHVDLHSSVVGPEWVLERVKDPGEGAVQGGEGAIYLWATLPEKYVDDVKVVHWLANMHGVVVIPGTACGCPRHLRISSGGLIEDNRRAAAERLKRGLEELVKDGMVH; from the exons ATGTACGACGCCACAGTTGTCGATGAAGAACCAATCAC GTACTTTATGTATGATAGTCTGAAACACTCTTGCCTAAAAGGAAATCACATAGTCAACAGCCTTTCTTTCTCAAAAGCCTATGGGATG ATTGCTTACCCCACAGAAGTGGAGGGCCTTGCAACAGAACTTCTCGAAGTTCAAGACAACATACCTATCTGTGCTTCTATCATTTCACAGCACGTTGACCTTCACTCTTCAGTTGTGGGACCTGAATGGGTTCTTGAACGAGTCAAAGATCCT GGAGAAGGTGCTGTACAAGGTGGAGAAGGTGCAATTTACTTGTGGGCAACGCTACCGGAGAAATACGTTGATGATGTCAAGGTTGTCCACTGGCTGGCTAACATGCATGGGGTGGTTGTGATCCCAGGAACTGCATGTGGGTGCCCGAGGCACTTAAGAATTTCCTCTGGTGGGCTGATAGAGGATAACCGTAGAGCAGCTGCCGAGAGGCTGAAGAGAGGATTAGAAGAACTGGTGAAAGATGGAATGGTGCATTAA